One window from the genome of Pantoea vagans encodes:
- a CDS encoding SDR family NAD(P)-dependent oxidoreductase, with the protein MMKLSGKVALVTGGNSGIGLAVARRFAEEGARVFITGRREAQLAEAVALIGGQAEAIQGDITRTDDLARLFETLGTRAGRLDILVNSSGVSEPASLEETTEEHIDRAFNLNVRAMVLTVQHAVRLMGEGGSIVLVGSVAGAIANPGYGSYSASKAAVRSYARTWNSELAPRGIRVNTLSPGPTNTPMFDRASDEVRQTLTARIPAKRLGHPEEVAAAALFLASDESSYISGTELVIDGGMIA; encoded by the coding sequence ATGATGAAACTGAGTGGAAAAGTCGCCCTTGTCACCGGGGGTAATAGCGGTATCGGCCTTGCTGTCGCTCGTCGTTTTGCAGAGGAAGGTGCACGCGTGTTTATCACCGGCCGGCGCGAAGCACAGCTGGCTGAGGCAGTCGCACTGATCGGCGGTCAGGCCGAGGCCATTCAGGGTGATATCACCCGCACAGACGACCTTGCGCGTCTGTTCGAAACCCTTGGCACCCGAGCGGGTCGCCTCGATATCCTCGTCAACTCTTCAGGTGTGTCTGAACCGGCCAGCCTGGAAGAGACCACGGAAGAACACATCGATCGCGCTTTTAATCTGAATGTGCGAGCCATGGTGCTGACGGTGCAGCACGCGGTGCGATTGATGGGTGAGGGCGGCAGTATCGTGCTGGTGGGTTCCGTTGCGGGCGCGATAGCGAATCCCGGCTATGGCAGCTATTCCGCCAGCAAGGCTGCGGTACGGTCTTATGCACGCACCTGGAATAGCGAGCTGGCACCGCGCGGCATCAGGGTTAACACGCTGAGTCCTGGTCCTACCAACACGCCGATGTTTGACCGGGCCAGCGATGAAGTCAGGCAGACGCTGACCGCCCGGATCCCGGCAAAGCGGCTGGGACATCCTGAGGAAGTGGCGGCTGCGGCACTGTTTCTGGCTTCCGATGAAAGCAGCTATATCAGCGGCACCGAGCTGGTGATTGATGGCGGGATGATTGCGTAA
- a CDS encoding winged helix-turn-helix transcriptional regulator, protein MATDITQLLAEINSTRPVLEQVANKWSVLILTVLCSQPSRFNAIKRRLDPITHKSLTEALRRLERNGLVSRRVIASSPVAVEYAITPLGRTLQEPFVALVNWAKQHGGAMEQAQAGYDEGRDDEESA, encoded by the coding sequence ATGGCAACTGACATCACTCAGCTACTGGCCGAGATCAACAGCACCCGCCCTGTCCTGGAACAGGTAGCGAATAAGTGGTCGGTTTTAATCCTCACCGTTTTATGCTCTCAGCCCTCGCGTTTTAATGCCATCAAGCGCAGGCTCGACCCCATCACCCATAAATCTCTGACAGAGGCATTAAGACGGCTGGAACGCAACGGGCTGGTGAGCCGCCGCGTGATTGCTTCATCACCAGTGGCGGTCGAATATGCGATTACCCCGCTGGGTCGGACATTGCAGGAGCCTTTTGTCGCGCTGGTGAACTGGGCAAAGCAACATGGAGGCGCCATGGAACAGGCGCAGGCGGGTTATGATGAAGGTCGGGATGACGAAGAATCTGCATGA